In Rhodococcus rhodochrous, a single genomic region encodes these proteins:
- a CDS encoding low molecular weight phosphatase family protein: MPTASVLFVCVKNGGKSQMAAALMRKTAGDRIAVHSAGTAPGSSLNALSMQVLGEVGAPIAGEYPKPIDPQLLTEVDLVVTLGGEARVDAPAGVVVENWDTDEPSERGIDGIERMRLVRDDIAARVGELTARLLAATDAR, encoded by the coding sequence GTGCCCACTGCGTCGGTGCTGTTCGTGTGTGTCAAGAACGGCGGCAAATCCCAGATGGCGGCCGCCCTCATGCGCAAGACGGCAGGCGACCGGATCGCCGTCCATTCCGCGGGCACCGCACCCGGATCGTCCCTGAACGCCCTGTCGATGCAGGTCCTCGGCGAGGTCGGCGCCCCCATCGCAGGTGAGTATCCCAAGCCGATCGACCCGCAGCTCCTCACCGAGGTCGACCTGGTGGTCACCCTCGGCGGTGAAGCCCGCGTCGATGCGCCCGCCGGGGTGGTTGTGGAGAACTGGGACACCGATGAGCCGTCCGAGCGTGGCATCGACGGCATCGAGCGGATGCGCCTGGTGCGCGACGACATCGCCGCCCGGGTCGGCGAGCTGACCGCCCGACTGCTTGCCGCTACCGACGCCCGATAA
- the arsD gene encoding arsenite efflux transporter metallochaperone ArsD, whose translation MSTIAVFEPALCCNTGVCGEDLDQNLVTFTADMAALTEQGAAITRHNLANDPLSFAHNETVKKFLELAGSDGLPLVLVDDVTVATGRYPTRTELATWAGLEVPAPPSGVTMLGLADDSDSCCTPGESTCC comes from the coding sequence ATGAGCACCATCGCAGTCTTCGAACCGGCCCTGTGCTGCAACACCGGCGTGTGCGGCGAGGACCTCGACCAGAACCTGGTCACCTTCACCGCCGACATGGCCGCGCTGACCGAGCAGGGCGCCGCCATCACCCGCCACAACCTGGCCAACGACCCACTCTCGTTCGCCCACAACGAGACGGTCAAGAAATTCCTCGAACTCGCCGGATCGGACGGGCTGCCGCTCGTGCTCGTCGACGACGTCACCGTCGCTACCGGGCGCTACCCGACCCGCACCGAGCTCGCCACCTGGGCCGGCCTTGAGGTACCCGCGCCGCCGTCCGGGGTGACCATGCTCGGGCTCGCGGACGACAGCGACTCCTGCTGCACCCCGGGCGAGTCCACCTGCTGCTGA
- a CDS encoding IS3 family transposase (programmed frameshift), producing MGAPRKYPEELKERATRLAVEARRDPGSKTGAIKRIAEQLGIHPEALRTWVRQAEIDGGVRPGTTTDEAKRIAELERENRELRRANEILKTASAFFAGSGARPQTQVIVDYIDAHKADHGVEPICRVLTRTGVQIAPSTYYAAKTRPPSARAVRDAELIEEIHRVHAENYAVYGARKVHAELQRQGIRVARCTVERLMRAEGLRGIARSKNPRTTIAAADTDKPADLVNRGFTASAPDQLWVADITYVRTFAGWTYAAFVIDVFSRRIVGWQLSTSLRTDLALDALEMGIWTREHAGQGLSQLIHHSDRGAQYRAIRYTQRLAEAGAVASVGSRGDSYDNALAEAFNSLFKAELVRNKGPWRSIDDLEIAVAEYIDWFNHRRLHGEIGMISPVEAEQSYYDSHSPAGTTERVVESLY from the exons ATGGGAGCACCGCGAAAGTACCCGGAGGAGCTGAAGGAACGAGCGACGCGGCTGGCAGTCGAGGCACGCCGCGATCCAGGATCGAAAACAGGAGCGATCAAGCGGATCGCCGAGCAGTTGGGCATCCATCCCGAGGCCCTGCGCACCTGGGTTCGTCAGGCCGAGATCGACGGTGGTGTCCGCCCCGGCACCACGACGGACGAGGCGAAACGAATCGCCGAACTCGAACGCGAGAACCGAGAACTGCGCCGTGCCAACGAGATCCTGAAGACGGCGTCGGCGTTTTTCGCGG GCAGCGGAGCTCGACCGCAAACTCAAGTGATCGTCGACTACATCGACGCCCACAAGGCCGATCACGGGGTCGAGCCGATCTGCAGAGTCCTCACTCGGACCGGTGTGCAGATCGCCCCGTCAACGTACTACGCAGCAAAGACCCGTCCACCCTCAGCGCGGGCGGTCCGCGACGCGGAACTGATCGAAGAAATCCACCGGGTCCACGCCGAGAACTACGCCGTCTACGGTGCCCGCAAGGTCCATGCGGAGCTGCAGCGGCAAGGGATCCGGGTGGCCCGGTGCACCGTCGAGCGCCTGATGCGCGCCGAAGGGTTACGCGGCATCGCCCGGTCGAAGAACCCCCGGACCACGATCGCCGCAGCGGACACCGACAAGCCTGCTGACCTGGTCAACCGCGGATTCACCGCCTCAGCACCGGACCAGCTGTGGGTCGCCGATATAACTTATGTCCGCACGTTCGCCGGATGGACGTATGCCGCGTTCGTCATCGACGTCTTCTCACGCCGCATCGTGGGATGGCAGTTGTCGACGAGTCTGCGCACCGATCTCGCACTCGATGCATTGGAGATGGGCATCTGGACCCGCGAACATGCAGGTCAGGGCCTGTCCCAGTTGATACATCACTCCGACCGCGGAGCTCAATATCGAGCTATCCGCTACACCCAGCGCCTTGCCGAGGCCGGCGCGGTCGCTTCGGTGGGCAGCCGCGGCGATTCGTATGACAACGCCCTCGCCGAGGCGTTCAACTCGCTGTTCAAGGCCGAGCTGGTCCGTAACAAGGGACCGTGGCGCTCTATCGATGACCTCGAAATTGCGGTGGCCGAGTACATCGATTGGTTCAATCACCGGAGGTTGCACGGTGAGATCGGGATGATCTCGCCCGTCGAAGCCGAACAGTCCTACTACGATTCACATAGTCCCGCCGGAACAACCGAGCGGGTCGTCGAGAGCCTCTACTGA
- a CDS encoding IS256 family transposase translates to MADEVNQLELAQQLLAQAKEQGIELMGPNGLLGQLTKNVLETALDAEMTEHLGYEKNDPAGRGSGNSRNGTRSKTVLTEIGPVEIDVPRDTDSSFEPKIVRKRQRRLTGIDEIVLSLSAKGLTTGEISAHFQDIYGASVSKDTISRITDKVLEEMTEWQNRPLDRVYPVVFIDAIHVKIRDGQVTNRPIYVAIGVTVNGERDILGLWAGDGGEGAKFWLAVLTEIKNRGVADVCIVVCDGLKGLPEAINTVWELAVVQTCVIHLIRNTFRFAPRQHWDEMSRDLKPIYTAPTEAAAKERFVEFATKWGPKYPAIVRLWENAWSEFVPFLDYDVEIRRVICSTNAIESINARYRRAIRARGHFPTEQAALKCLYLATRALDPTGRGRARWAMRWKPALNAFAITFEGRIN, encoded by the coding sequence ATGGCGGACGAGGTGAACCAGCTGGAGTTGGCGCAGCAGCTGCTGGCCCAGGCCAAAGAGCAGGGCATCGAGCTGATGGGCCCGAACGGACTGCTCGGGCAGTTGACGAAGAACGTGCTCGAAACCGCACTGGATGCGGAGATGACCGAGCACCTCGGCTACGAGAAGAACGACCCGGCCGGTCGCGGCAGCGGCAACTCCCGCAACGGCACCAGATCGAAGACGGTGCTCACCGAGATCGGCCCGGTCGAGATCGACGTCCCGCGGGACACCGACTCGAGCTTCGAACCGAAGATCGTGCGCAAACGGCAACGGCGGCTGACCGGCATCGACGAGATCGTGCTCTCGCTCAGCGCCAAAGGATTGACCACCGGCGAGATCTCGGCACACTTTCAGGATATCTACGGAGCGTCGGTGTCGAAGGACACCATCTCCCGGATCACCGACAAGGTGCTCGAGGAGATGACCGAGTGGCAGAACCGGCCCCTCGATCGGGTGTATCCGGTGGTGTTCATCGACGCCATCCACGTCAAGATCCGCGACGGTCAGGTCACCAACCGACCGATCTACGTCGCGATCGGGGTGACCGTCAACGGTGAACGCGACATCCTGGGGTTGTGGGCCGGCGACGGCGGGGAAGGCGCGAAGTTCTGGCTGGCGGTGCTCACCGAGATCAAAAACCGCGGAGTGGCCGATGTGTGCATCGTCGTCTGCGACGGGTTGAAAGGCTTGCCGGAGGCGATCAACACCGTGTGGGAACTCGCAGTGGTGCAAACTTGCGTTATCCACTTGATCCGCAACACTTTTCGATTCGCACCACGCCAGCATTGGGACGAGATGTCCCGCGATCTCAAACCGATCTATACCGCTCCGACCGAGGCCGCGGCCAAGGAACGGTTCGTCGAGTTCGCCACCAAGTGGGGACCGAAGTATCCGGCGATCGTCCGGCTCTGGGAGAACGCGTGGAGCGAGTTCGTGCCGTTCCTCGACTACGACGTCGAGATCCGGCGGGTGATCTGCTCGACGAACGCGATCGAGTCGATCAATGCCCGCTACCGGCGTGCGATCCGCGCCCGTGGGCATTTCCCGACCGAGCAGGCCGCGCTGAAGTGTCTCTATCTTGCGACGCGGGCGCTGGACCCCACCGGTCGGGGTAGGGCACGATGGGCGATGAGGTGGAAGCCTGCCCTCAATGCCTTCGCGATCACTTTCGAAGGACGCATCAACTAA
- a CDS encoding DUF3703 domain-containing protein translates to MSPMPATVRAWYAAEMTAARHTHTAAERWTHLERAHILSQPYPWPHTRNHLAMLGLAVRQRDRREALGQIIRIMVAAPGSALGGYPEGNTGRVAAGLMTPMPIPADLTDVLTGTA, encoded by the coding sequence ATGAGTCCAATGCCTGCAACTGTCCGAGCCTGGTATGCCGCGGAGATGACCGCCGCTCGACACACTCACACTGCAGCCGAGCGGTGGACCCATCTCGAACGCGCGCACATCCTGTCGCAGCCCTACCCGTGGCCGCACACTCGCAATCACCTCGCCATGCTCGGTCTCGCGGTGCGTCAACGCGACCGTCGCGAAGCCCTTGGGCAGATCATCCGGATCATGGTTGCTGCCCCCGGTTCCGCGCTCGGGGGTTACCCCGAAGGCAACACCGGCCGCGTCGCTGCAGGGTTGATGACCCCCATGCCGATTCCCGCCGATCTGACCGACGTCCTCACTGGCACAGCGTGA
- a CDS encoding heavy metal translocating P-type ATPase: MSDACGCGPDEPRVEGEDDQEPDKWWQVTEIRAAAAAGVLLIAALIVRVTGGPDALGTGFEAVALVVAGYTFVPSTLKRLARGKIGVGTLMTIAAVGAVLLGEVGEAAMLAFLFAISEGLEEYAVTRTRRGLRALLNLVPDTATVLRGGREQTVAPAELGLGEIMIVKPGERLATDGTIRTGRTALDTSAITGESVPVEAGPGSEVFAGSINGTGVLEVEVTAGAQDNSLAKIVKIVEAEQSRKGEAQRLADKIAKPLVPGVMVAAALIAAIGSVFGDPLVWIERALVVLVAASPCALAIAIPVTVVAAIGAASKLGVLVKGGAALEALGRIRTVALDKTGTLTRNRPEVIDVATTGGATRADVLNVAAALEARSEHPLAAAILAAVDDYTPAEDVDAVPGAGLTGHVGGIPARLGRPGWIDPGSLAADIERMQHAGATAVLIERDGTLIGAIAVRDELRPEARDVVAGLRRDGYTVAMLTGDNERTARALATDVGIDEVHADLRPEDKAHIIDTLRGTRPTAMVGDGVNDAPALATADLGIAMGAMGTDVAIETADVALMGEDLRHLPQALQHARRSRTIMLQNVGLSLAIITVLMPLALFGVLGLAAVVLVHEVAEIIVIANGVRAGRARPLTISGSAAPASNPGVRESFSS, encoded by the coding sequence ATGAGCGACGCCTGCGGATGCGGCCCCGACGAACCCCGCGTCGAGGGCGAAGACGACCAGGAGCCCGACAAGTGGTGGCAGGTCACCGAGATCCGGGCGGCCGCCGCCGCGGGTGTCCTGCTGATTGCGGCCCTGATCGTCCGCGTCACCGGTGGGCCCGACGCTCTCGGGACGGGCTTCGAGGCGGTGGCGCTGGTCGTCGCCGGCTACACCTTCGTCCCCTCGACCCTCAAGCGGCTGGCCCGCGGCAAGATCGGGGTCGGGACCCTGATGACGATCGCTGCCGTCGGCGCCGTGCTGCTCGGCGAGGTCGGCGAAGCCGCGATGCTCGCGTTCCTGTTCGCCATCAGTGAGGGTCTCGAAGAGTACGCGGTCACTCGCACCCGACGGGGCCTGCGCGCCCTGCTGAATCTGGTGCCGGACACTGCCACCGTCCTGCGCGGCGGCCGTGAACAGACCGTCGCCCCCGCGGAGTTGGGGCTCGGGGAGATCATGATCGTCAAACCCGGGGAGCGGCTCGCCACCGACGGCACCATCCGCACCGGGCGCACCGCCCTGGACACCTCCGCGATCACCGGGGAATCGGTGCCGGTCGAGGCCGGACCGGGCTCCGAGGTGTTCGCCGGGTCGATCAACGGCACCGGCGTGCTCGAGGTCGAGGTCACCGCCGGCGCGCAGGACAACTCGCTGGCCAAGATCGTGAAAATCGTGGAGGCCGAGCAATCCCGCAAGGGCGAGGCCCAGCGTCTGGCCGACAAGATCGCCAAGCCCCTGGTGCCGGGAGTGATGGTTGCCGCGGCGTTGATCGCCGCGATCGGCAGCGTATTCGGTGATCCGCTGGTGTGGATCGAACGCGCCCTCGTCGTGCTGGTCGCCGCGTCCCCGTGTGCGCTGGCCATCGCGATCCCGGTGACCGTGGTCGCCGCGATCGGCGCCGCCTCCAAGCTCGGCGTCCTGGTCAAGGGCGGTGCCGCCCTCGAAGCGTTGGGCCGGATCCGCACCGTCGCGTTGGACAAGACGGGCACCCTGACCCGGAACCGCCCCGAGGTCATCGACGTTGCCACCACCGGCGGCGCCACCCGCGCCGACGTTCTGAATGTCGCCGCTGCGCTCGAGGCACGCAGTGAGCACCCCCTCGCTGCAGCGATCCTCGCCGCCGTCGACGACTACACCCCCGCCGAGGACGTCGACGCGGTCCCCGGTGCCGGACTGACCGGTCACGTCGGCGGCATTCCTGCCCGTCTGGGCCGGCCCGGGTGGATCGACCCGGGCTCTCTGGCTGCCGATATCGAGCGGATGCAGCACGCCGGAGCCACTGCGGTGCTCATCGAACGCGACGGCACCCTGATCGGGGCGATCGCGGTGCGCGACGAACTGCGTCCCGAAGCCCGCGACGTCGTCGCGGGGCTGCGCCGCGACGGTTACACCGTGGCGATGCTCACCGGCGACAACGAGCGCACCGCACGAGCGTTGGCCACCGATGTCGGTATCGACGAGGTGCACGCCGATCTGCGTCCGGAGGACAAGGCCCACATCATCGACACCCTCCGCGGTACACGGCCGACGGCGATGGTCGGCGACGGTGTCAACGACGCCCCGGCCCTGGCCACCGCCGATCTGGGGATCGCGATGGGCGCGATGGGCACCGACGTGGCCATCGAAACCGCCGACGTCGCCCTGATGGGTGAGGACCTACGGCATCTACCTCAAGCCCTGCAGCATGCCCGCCGATCACGAACGATCATGTTGCAGAACGTCGGCCTCTCGCTCGCGATCATCACCGTCCTGATGCCCCTGGCCCTGTTCGGGGTACTCGGCCTGGCGGCGGTTGTCCTGGTTCACGAGGTCGCCGAGATCATCGTGATCGCCAACGGGGTCCGCGCCGGACGCGCTCGCCCCCTGACAATCTCCGGATCGGCGGCACCTGCGTCGAATCCTGGGGTACGAGAATCCTTTTCTTCCTGA
- a CDS encoding ArsR/SmtB family transcription factor, giving the protein MTMNERATTCFGESLDSAAALFHSLSDGTRLAIVRRLAAGESRVADLVGELGLAQSTVSAHVACLRDCGLVQGRPQGRQVFYSLARLELLDLLASAETLLAATGNAVALCPNYGTDTDTGVTA; this is encoded by the coding sequence ATGACGATGAATGAGCGAGCGACGACCTGCTTCGGTGAAAGTCTCGACTCTGCAGCAGCGTTGTTCCACAGTCTCTCCGACGGCACCCGCCTGGCCATCGTGCGCCGCCTCGCCGCCGGGGAATCCCGAGTAGCGGACCTGGTCGGCGAGCTGGGATTGGCGCAATCGACAGTGTCGGCGCACGTGGCATGCCTGCGGGACTGCGGCCTGGTGCAAGGCCGCCCGCAGGGCCGGCAGGTGTTCTACTCGCTGGCCCGACTGGAACTGCTCGACCTGCTGGCCTCGGCCGAAACCCTCCTGGCCGCCACGGGCAACGCCGTCGCGCTGTGCCCGAACTACGGCACCGACACCGACACGGGAGTGACGGCATGA
- a CDS encoding TniQ family protein, giving the protein MQLHPAEYLPGWLMRVGCRYQLTPIQILRELRVPRSPTGYHLVLEHLSLHARWIAAHLGVPAGDLRAALWGRPIDAAAARYLVHHRHIRPDRGGSRFCARCLAEPDPWWHAGWANPLLPLCVRHQVYLQSTCEGCGQVPWTGTAWMSALAPPWQCPQRHAREPQRPGRVRPFCRYDLRDAAVLAAPAKLCHAQQNLIEFAALADLQPSRQLRYGTTDMPITEVLDELCRRFVDTIGSPVRGPGDRPGQSEQGDPPARQNWHATRWPFQAGSQPASL; this is encoded by the coding sequence GTGCAACTACATCCCGCCGAGTATCTGCCGGGCTGGCTGATGCGCGTCGGCTGTCGCTACCAACTGACCCCGATCCAGATTTTGCGCGAGCTCCGTGTGCCGCGGAGCCCGACCGGATATCACCTCGTTCTCGAGCACCTGAGCCTGCACGCTCGGTGGATCGCCGCTCACCTCGGTGTCCCTGCCGGTGACCTGCGCGCCGCCCTGTGGGGCCGGCCGATCGATGCCGCCGCGGCACGGTACCTGGTGCACCACCGCCACATTCGGCCCGACCGGGGAGGATCGCGTTTCTGTGCCCGATGCCTGGCCGAACCCGATCCGTGGTGGCATGCAGGCTGGGCCAATCCGCTGCTGCCGCTCTGTGTACGCCACCAGGTGTATCTGCAGTCGACATGCGAAGGCTGCGGTCAGGTGCCGTGGACAGGAACGGCGTGGATGAGCGCTCTGGCCCCGCCGTGGCAGTGCCCGCAGCGCCATGCTCGCGAACCGCAACGCCCGGGGCGTGTGAGACCGTTCTGCCGATACGACCTGCGTGACGCTGCTGTCCTCGCTGCACCGGCGAAGCTGTGTCATGCCCAGCAGAATCTGATCGAGTTCGCTGCCCTCGCCGACCTTCAGCCGAGCCGACAGTTGCGCTACGGCACCACCGACATGCCCATCACCGAGGTGCTCGACGAGCTGTGCCGTCGATTCGTCGACACGATCGGCTCTCCCGTGCGAGGACCTGGCGACCGGCCTGGACAGTCTGAGCAAGGCGATCCTCCCGCGAGGCAGAACTGGCATGCGACCCGTTGGCCGTTCCAGGCTGGGAGCCAGCCGGCCAGTCTGTGA
- a CDS encoding ATP-binding protein yields the protein MNPWATWLATYGTVRYQLSRKQGWHAFVTAPPREPFEVLSRTAMSRLSQEELEDYNEARMVWNANLPTIKTSQLAAAYGICDQVMASAYRDGDKLRGSVVIDAEPGLGKTTIATRYARDVHRRVLRRDGPLTVEGHQRWPVAFIPLSAGVTLKGLNQQILRFYGHPAVDRASTSKLGALAVDCVTSCGTRLIVLDDLHFVDFRHRNGLEVSNHLKGLANDMAATFIYVGVNLTAKRFFDEGLLGEHTVYAQTSRRATRCPVAPFSIDTDTGMRGWLALLRTAEEHLTLAGSHDGMLCEHARLLHRRTQGRIASLTNLLDRISYLAIVTGVEAVTAELITTATVDNASESAARTG from the coding sequence ATGAACCCCTGGGCCACCTGGCTGGCAACGTATGGCACTGTCCGCTACCAGCTCTCCCGCAAACAGGGCTGGCACGCCTTCGTCACCGCCCCACCGCGTGAACCGTTCGAGGTCCTCTCCCGCACCGCGATGTCCCGACTGTCGCAGGAGGAGCTCGAGGACTACAACGAAGCCCGGATGGTGTGGAACGCGAACCTGCCGACGATCAAGACCAGCCAACTCGCCGCCGCCTACGGGATCTGCGATCAGGTGATGGCCTCGGCGTATCGGGACGGCGACAAGCTGCGCGGCTCGGTGGTCATCGACGCCGAACCCGGCCTCGGCAAGACCACCATCGCCACCCGCTATGCCCGCGACGTCCACCGGCGAGTTCTGCGCCGCGACGGACCCCTCACCGTGGAGGGGCATCAACGGTGGCCGGTGGCGTTCATCCCGCTCAGCGCCGGGGTCACCCTCAAAGGCCTCAATCAGCAGATCCTGCGGTTCTACGGCCATCCGGCCGTGGACCGTGCCTCCACCTCGAAACTCGGGGCCTTGGCGGTGGACTGTGTCACCTCCTGCGGTACCCGGTTGATCGTGCTCGACGATCTGCACTTCGTCGACTTCCGGCACCGCAACGGCCTGGAGGTATCGAACCATCTCAAGGGTTTGGCCAACGACATGGCCGCTACCTTCATTTACGTCGGGGTGAATCTGACCGCCAAACGCTTCTTCGACGAAGGCCTGCTCGGCGAGCACACCGTCTACGCCCAGACCAGCCGCCGCGCCACCCGCTGCCCGGTTGCCCCGTTCAGCATCGACACCGACACCGGGATGCGCGGCTGGCTCGCGCTGCTGCGCACCGCCGAAGAACACCTCACCCTCGCCGGCAGCCATGACGGGATGCTGTGCGAGCATGCTCGGCTGCTGCACCGCCGCACCCAGGGGCGGATCGCGTCGTTGACGAATCTGCTCGACCGGATCTCGTATCTCGCGATCGTCACCGGCGTCGAAGCCGTCACTGCTGAGTTGATTACGACCGCGACCGTCGACAATGCCAGCGAATCCGCCGCCCGCACCGGCTGA
- a CDS encoding helix-turn-helix domain-containing protein: protein MTNIVELRAGIKVWLDGCSWEVVALQGHDVTLRSGERMQRVAVTEIAARGTAISPPDDTASADPAAVVLSSLTATQIQELETRAEHVRGILTEVATSGAELESVLATRAAELHVSVRTLYRWIAGYRAAGVAGLTDSRIRSRYATSVDHRWDAACVRVLDRYVTVSTPTIGAVIDAVAKDLEAEFGPGMVPLPSLSTAYRRVKTLSKGRHAFGSAKGRRSVADRPRGVLGRLRATRPGEYVVLDTTALDMFAMEPVTMRWVGVELTVAMDLFTRCILGLRLTPLSTRSQDVANVLYQCITPARDTDPTADQLWPYHGVPRNLLVGTESPDGISQRRVGDLPACLPEAIVVDHGKQYLSSHVIGVCARLGITVQPAIPHKPTDKPTVERFFRTLRESLLQHLPAYKGPDVYSRGKDVEDAAFYYASELEQIIREWVGRVYHHTRHDGLCVPELPRVGFSPSEMFEIGVAKSGGLLLPANPDLAYEFLDVRWRTIQHYGVEVDGLRYDGSGLTLYRTTRSPYGGVHAGKWPIFVDNHDIRHAWFQDPDSHRWHQLVWEHGACLNQPFSRDAADYAKRIAVREHRHFDPAAAVRDLLLAWSRDDVATRRDRALARRLSAHRPHPETEGQQSGIDDERDTASVPGVAELLDELATSRTQRLEVVDDVDVFDRYYAEHPDEDVFEVFDE from the coding sequence GTGACCAACATCGTCGAACTACGTGCAGGAATCAAGGTCTGGCTCGACGGCTGCTCATGGGAAGTCGTGGCGCTGCAGGGACACGATGTCACCCTCCGGTCCGGAGAGCGGATGCAGCGTGTCGCGGTCACCGAGATCGCGGCACGGGGAACAGCGATCTCACCGCCGGACGACACCGCCTCCGCTGACCCTGCTGCCGTAGTGCTCTCCTCGCTGACCGCAACCCAGATTCAGGAACTGGAAACACGAGCCGAACACGTCCGCGGCATCCTGACCGAGGTTGCGACCTCCGGCGCCGAACTCGAATCGGTGTTGGCCACCAGAGCGGCGGAACTTCACGTCTCTGTGCGCACCCTGTACCGCTGGATCGCCGGATACCGCGCGGCAGGAGTTGCCGGACTCACGGACAGTCGGATCCGTAGCCGCTACGCCACCAGTGTCGATCACCGGTGGGACGCAGCATGTGTGCGGGTGCTCGATAGGTACGTCACCGTCTCGACCCCGACGATCGGCGCGGTCATCGATGCCGTTGCCAAGGACCTGGAAGCAGAATTCGGGCCGGGCATGGTGCCGTTGCCCTCCCTGAGCACGGCATACCGGCGGGTGAAGACATTGTCGAAGGGGCGGCACGCGTTCGGTAGCGCGAAAGGCCGGCGGTCGGTGGCGGACCGGCCCCGCGGTGTCCTCGGCCGACTGCGCGCGACCCGTCCGGGGGAGTACGTGGTGCTCGATACCACCGCGCTGGATATGTTCGCGATGGAACCGGTCACCATGCGCTGGGTTGGGGTGGAGTTGACCGTGGCGATGGACCTGTTCACCCGCTGCATCCTCGGACTGCGCCTGACACCGCTATCGACGCGGTCCCAGGACGTGGCGAATGTGCTGTACCAGTGCATCACTCCCGCCCGCGACACCGACCCGACTGCGGATCAACTCTGGCCGTATCACGGGGTGCCGCGAAACCTGCTCGTCGGCACCGAGTCCCCGGACGGGATCTCCCAGCGACGCGTCGGGGATCTACCGGCATGTCTGCCCGAGGCGATCGTCGTCGATCACGGCAAGCAGTACCTGTCCTCTCATGTGATCGGAGTCTGCGCCCGACTGGGTATCACCGTTCAGCCGGCGATCCCGCACAAGCCCACCGACAAACCCACCGTCGAACGCTTCTTCCGCACCCTGCGCGAATCACTGCTACAGCACCTGCCCGCCTACAAGGGCCCGGACGTGTACTCACGGGGCAAAGACGTCGAAGACGCCGCGTTCTACTACGCCAGCGAACTCGAGCAGATCATCCGGGAATGGGTGGGCCGGGTCTATCACCACACCCGACATGACGGGCTGTGCGTGCCGGAACTGCCGCGGGTGGGGTTTTCGCCGAGCGAGATGTTCGAGATCGGGGTCGCCAAATCGGGTGGTCTGCTGTTGCCGGCGAATCCGGATCTGGCGTATGAGTTCCTCGATGTGCGTTGGCGTACGATCCAGCACTACGGCGTCGAGGTCGACGGACTGCGTTACGACGGATCCGGGCTCACCTTGTATCGCACCACCCGTTCGCCGTATGGCGGTGTGCACGCCGGCAAGTGGCCGATCTTCGTCGACAATCACGACATCCGGCACGCCTGGTTCCAGGACCCGGACAGCCACCGTTGGCATCAGTTGGTGTGGGAGCACGGCGCTTGCCTGAACCAGCCGTTCAGCAGGGACGCCGCCGACTACGCCAAACGCATCGCCGTGCGCGAGCATCGCCACTTCGATCCCGCCGCCGCGGTACGGGATCTGCTGCTCGCGTGGAGCCGAGACGACGTCGCGACACGCCGCGACCGCGCCCTGGCCCGCCGACTCAGTGCCCACCGCCCGCATCCGGAAACCGAAGGACAGCAGTCCGGTATCGACGACGAACGCGACACTGCGTCCGTGCCGGGCGTCGCCGAGCTGCTCGACGAACTCGCCACCAGTCGAACTCAACGGTTGGAGGTGGTCGACGACGTCGACGTATTCGACCGGTACTACGCGGAGCATCCCGACGAAGACGTGTTCGAGGTGTTCGACGAATGA
- a CDS encoding TnsA-like heteromeric transposase endonuclease subunit yields the protein MQESGDPVATTLAAADPYRMILGLPVRKVRSHPHQRHYSGMFWSATNRGHVLYESRLELDRLWLADYAPEVVRIAAQPMWLCGPDGKTMRRHAPDLLLQRTDGGFTVVDVKPAEFARRDAVAQVFAWTERLCSSRGWSYEVWTGANPVVLANLRILGGARRSEWIDPAVMRALDSVAVPGMTLDDLAASVNRPGSRIAVLAKLWSGLWSVDLTVPLSGQSQVSGVRSTP from the coding sequence GTGCAGGAATCAGGTGATCCTGTCGCGACGACCCTCGCTGCGGCAGATCCCTATCGGATGATCCTGGGCCTGCCGGTACGGAAAGTCCGCAGTCACCCCCATCAGCGCCACTATTCCGGGATGTTCTGGTCGGCCACCAACCGTGGCCACGTCCTCTACGAGAGCCGACTCGAACTGGACCGGTTGTGGCTGGCGGACTACGCACCGGAAGTGGTGCGGATCGCCGCACAGCCGATGTGGCTGTGCGGCCCGGACGGGAAGACCATGCGTCGGCATGCGCCCGATCTGCTGCTCCAACGCACAGACGGCGGATTCACGGTCGTCGACGTCAAACCCGCCGAGTTCGCCCGTCGCGACGCAGTTGCGCAGGTGTTCGCCTGGACCGAACGACTGTGTTCGAGTCGGGGCTGGTCGTATGAAGTGTGGACCGGTGCAAACCCAGTAGTGCTGGCGAACCTCCGAATCCTCGGGGGCGCTCGTCGTAGCGAGTGGATCGACCCCGCGGTGATGAGGGCACTCGACAGCGTCGCAGTGCCCGGGATGACCCTCGACGACCTCGCCGCATCGGTGAACAGGCCCGGCTCGCGAATCGCGGTGCTGGCGAAGCTGTGGTCCGGTCTGTGGTCGGTGGACCTGACGGTGCCGCTGTCCGGACAGTCGCAGGTGTCCGGTGTAAGGAGCACGCCGTGA